The proteins below come from a single Micromonas commoda chromosome 8, complete sequence genomic window:
- the CITT_1 gene encoding divalent Anion:Na+ symporter family (2-oxoglutarate:malate antiporter), with product MLTHAASAPVATAARAINPKSTVRGSVSTASLSTNAAASRSAQFVQGERAAAFSLRQHRQSSAVSKRSLVKRVVSASASSGVPAVQAAAASEWKGAKLKPLGYSVLAGLLIWLIPAPAGVSAQAWHLLAVFVGTIVGIITNPLPLGATAMIGLGVSMVTGLLPFAAAFSAFSSEIPWLIALAFFLARGFIKTGLGNRIAYYIVSLFGKSTLGLTYSLVFSEALLAPAIPSLAARAGGIFLPLTKALCVACGSEPEKGTEKKMGAYVMTTVFQTSTVTSGMFITAMAANPLSVNLAAATIGQTITWGQWALAASVPGLICLVAVPLILYVLYPPEVKDSPEAPVKAKEELEKLGPMTSDEKIMAAALSVTVALWIFGSKFGIGAVAAALVGLSTLLITGVITWKECLAEGPAWDTLTWFAALIAMAAYLNKYGLIPWFSSTVVKVVSAAGLAWQPAFLVVVLLYFYSHYMFASGAAHIGAMYTAFLSVLVACGAPPLASALVLGIFSNIMGCTTHYGIGSAPPFFGAGYVPLATWWKIGFGLSVFYIATFLGIGSVWWKLIGIY from the exons ATGTTGACAcacgcggcttcggcgcccgtcgcgaccgccgccagGGCCATTAATCCGAAATCAACTGTTCGGGGCTCCGTTTCCACCGCGAGCCTGAGcaccaacgcggcggcttcccGCTCTGCGCAGTTCGTCCAGggtgaacgcgccgcggcgttttCGCTTCGTCAGCACCGGCAATCATCTGCCGTCTCTAAGCGCTCGCTCGTCAAGCGCGTCGTTAGCGCGAGCGCATCTTCCGGAGTTCCCGCGGTGCAGGCTGCTGCGGCTTCCGAATGGAAGGGCGCGAAGCTGAAGCCTCTCGGGTACTCCGTTCTCGCGGGCCTCCTGATCTGGCTGATCCCGGCCCCTGCCGGTGTCTCGGCCCAGGCTTGGCACCTGCTCGCCGTCTTTGTGGGCACCATCGTCGGCATTATCACCAAC CCTCTTCCCCTCGGTGCTACCGCGATGATCGGTCTTGGTGTCTCCATGGTGACCGGCCTGTTGCctttcgccgccgctttcAGTGCGTTCTCGTCTGAGATTCCCTGGCTTATTGCGCTCGCCTTCTTCCTGGCGCGTGGTTTCATCAAGACAGGTCTCGGCAACCGCATCGCCTACTACATCGTTTCCCTGTTCGGGAAGTCCACGCTTGGCCTGACCTACTCTCTGGTCTTCTCCGAGGCCCTGCTCGCACCCGCCATTCCCTCCCTCGCGGCACGCGCTGGTGGCATCTTTTTGCCTCTCACGAAGGCTCTCTGCGTTGCGTGTGGCTCAGAACCCGAGAAGGGCACCGAGAAGAAGATGGGCGCTTACGTCATGACCACTGTCTTCCAGACCTCCACCGTCACCTCCGGCATGTTTATCACTGCGATGGCTGCCAATCCTCTGTCTgtgaacctcgccgccgctacTATTGGCCAAACCATCACCTGGGGCCAGTGGGCTCTCGCTGCATCCGTGCCCGGCCTCATctgcctcgtcgccgtgccgcTCATCCTCTACGTGCTCTATCCCCCTGAGGTGAAGGACTCTCCCGAGGCTCCTgtcaaggccaaggaggagctcgaaaAGCTCGGCCCCATGACATCTGACGAGAAGATCATGGCTGCTGCCCtctccgtcaccgtcgccctTTGGATCTTTGGCTCTAAGTTTGGTATCGGCGCTGTCGCTGCCGCGCTCGTTGGCCTCTCCACCCTGCTCATTACCGGTGTCATCACATGGAAAGAGTGCCTCGCTGAAGGACCGGCCTGGGATACCCTCACCTGGTTCGCAGCCCTCATCGCCATGGCTGCCTACCTTAACAAGTACGGTCTCATCCCCTGGTTCTCCTCGACAGTTGTGAAGGTCGTGTCCGCTGCCGGCCTTGCGTGGCAGCCGGCTTTCCTCGTTGTCGTGCTCCTCTACTTCTACTCCCACTACATGTTCGCCTCCGGTGCGGCGCACATTGGTGCCATGTACACCGCCTTCCTTTCCGTGCTTGTTGCGTGTGGCGCCCCTCCCCTTGCGTCTGCCCTCGTTCTCGGCATCTTCTCCAACATCATGGGTTGCACCACTCACTACGGCATCGGATCTGCGCCTCCTTTCTTCGGCGCTGGCTATGTGCCCCTTGCCACCTGGTGGAAGATTGGCTTCGGTCTTTCCGTCTTCTACATTGCCACTTTCCTCGGCATTGGCTCAGTATGGTGGAAGCTGATTGGTATCTATTAA
- a CDS encoding galactokinase (expressed), which translates to MSEIPVVNDIKVVYGEQLGDAEERYARLIATFEEQYGGKPDLLARSPGRVNLIGEHIDYEGYSVLPMALALDTIVAVKVDAGSDKLVVSNTNPEYTTKEFSTDPSQQVDTASLHWTNYCMCGYKGVFDFLGEAGKALPEAIGLKIMVDGRVPTGSGLSSSSALTCATAVAVMAAHNLAFTKAEVADFTCKCERHSGTQSGGMDQAISIMGQVGVAKLVDFNPVRASDVKLPKGSAFLIGNCLAVSNKAETAHERYNLRVMECRLASIVLAMELGVAQAEALEFSTLLQVQKLTGNLEESEKAADKLLHDGAYTKVELEEKLGKSLDDLFKDSPASLLVLQHNTKGFKLHDRAVHVYSEAARVHKFSDECAANPSLQRLGELMNASHESCRKFYECSCQELDELVEAFRSCGAIGARLTGAGWGGCAVALVELDMVDSVLSRVKDMFFKARIDSGRLLEGGISEVLFASLPSSGAAILKGI; encoded by the coding sequence ATGAGCGAGATTCCTGTCGTGAATGACATCAAGGTTGTGTACGGTGAGCAACTCGGCGATGCGGAAGAGCGCTATGCCAGGCTCATCGCCACCTTCGAGGAGCAGTACGGGGGCAAACCCGATTTGTTGGCTCGCTCCCCCGGGCGCGTGAACCTGATTGGCGAGCACATTGATTATGAGGGTTACAGCGTCCTGCCTATGGCTCTCGCCCTGGATACTATCGTTGCCGTGAAAGTGGACGCAGGTTCTGACAAGCTGGTCGTTTCGAACACAAACCCGGAGTACACCACGAAAGAGTTCAGCACTGACCCGAGTCAGCAAGTTGACACCGCGAGCCTGCACTGGACAAACTATTGCATGTGCGGCTATAAAGGCGTCTTCGATTTTCTCGGGGAAGCTGGAAAGGCCCTGCCGGAAGCAATCGGACTGAAAATCATGGTGGACGGGCGTGTTCCCACAGGAAGTGGATTGAGTAGCTCTTCAGCTCTCACTTGCGCCACCGCTGTGGCTGTAATGGCTGCTCACAACCTCGCGTTCACAAAAGCAGAAGTGGCTGACTTCACCTGCAAGTGCGAGAGGCACAGTGGGACACAATCTGGCGGCATGGATCAGGCGATTAGCATCATGGGTCAAGTCGGAGTCGCCAAACTTGTTGATTTCAATCCAGTGCGTGCCAGTGACGTCAAACTGCCGAAGGGATCGGCGTTTCTCATCGGCAACTGCCTTGCCGTCAGCAAcaaggcggagacggcgcacGAGCGCTACAACCTTCGCGTCATGGAGTGTCGACTAGCTTCAATCGTCCTTGCCATGGAGCTCGGTGTCGCTCAAGCAGAGGCCCTTGAGTTCTCGACACTTTTGCAGGTTCAGAAGCTCACAGGGAATCTCGAAGAGTCTGAGAAGGCTGCGGACAAGCTCCTTCATGACGGAGCATACACAAAGGTTGAACTCGAGGAAAAGCTTGGCAAATCTTTGGATGATCTTTTCAAAGACTCGCCAGCTTCTCTTCTTGTGCTTCAACACAACACCAAGGGATTCAAGCTTCATGATAGAGCCGTGCACGTGTATTCTGAGGCTGCGCGTGTTCACAAATTTTCAGACGAGTGTGCGGCAAATCCTTCGCTCCAAAggctcggcgagctcatgAACGCGAGCCACGAATCTTGCCGCAAGTTCTACGAGTGCTCCTGCCAAGAGTTGGATGAGTTGGTCGAGGCCTTCAGGTCTTGTGGAGCTATTGGAGCACGTCTGACTGGTGCTGGATGGGGTGGTTGTGCCGTTGCTCTGGTGGAGCTAGATATGGTGGATTCCGTGTTGTCTCGAGTGAAAGACATGTTCTTCAAGGCTCGAATTGATAGTGGCAGGCTCCTCGAAGGTGGGATCTCCGAGGTGCTGTTCGCTTCTCTTCCTTCAAGTGGAGCGGCTATCCTGAAGGGAATTTGA
- a CDS encoding predicted protein, producing MPSDDSSSTQPSRRQIFGTGLAAAIVVSLPSGARAEVETFKNPSDLGDGYLRFYGEATTSSSYGGYGGNENNFDKFKYYYDIPQGWTVDTVNKVEKSTNGTDSRWSNPKSSGEKVYCVTLTGYNRLKEDRQGILSDLALSDYNLQDAIVAADSVEVVDRDVNGQTYVDFDLYGFFGAIFASVTVYGGRLYAVFSVVPDALVEKDKEQGKRLRNSFGTISKDDEQTQYDLEFYKRS from the coding sequence ATGCCTTCGGACGACTCGAGCTCGACTCAGCCGAGTCGTCGACAGATCTTCGGAACCGGCCTTGCCGCTGCCATCGTGGTGAGCTTGCCATCGGGGGCCAGGGCTGAGGTAGAGACCTTCAAGAACCCTTCGGACCTCGGAGACGGTTACCTGAGGTTTTATGGCGAGGCCACCACGTCTTCGTCGTACGGTGGATACGGCGGTAATGAGAATAACTTCGACAAGTTCAAATACTACTACGATATCCCCCAGGGCTGGACCGTGGACACCGTGAACAAGGTTGAGAAGTCCACAAACGGCACGGACAGTCGCTGGTCCAATCCGAAGAGCAGCGGGGAGAAGGTGTACTGCGTCACGCTCACAGGCTACAACAGGCTGAAGGAGGATCGGCAAGGTATCCTCTCCGATCTCGCACTCTCCGACTATAACCTCCAGGatgccatcgtcgccgcggattcCGTCGAGGTTGTCGACCGCGACGTGAACGGCCAGACGTACGTGGATTTCGATCTGTACGGGTTTTTCGGCGCCATCTTCGCATCCGTCACGGTCTACGGCGGTCGCCTCTACGCCGTCTTCTCGGTCGTCCCTGACGCTTTGGTGGAGAAGGATAAGGAGCAGGGTAAGCGCCTCCGCAACTCGTTCGGGACGATATCGAAGGATGATGAGCAGACGCAGTATGACCTCGAGTTCTACAAGCGTAGCTGA
- a CDS encoding predicted protein: MSASFVASTGALPLTATLLHSKYRRPTYTASKGSSRGNLLTVRAESKDQAGCTGSCDSCGLAKEKMQCDGSGRIIGGMGAIPLFSWWPIKAYRPCPGLIESGGVYVRKGQDVDGILFGEKGK; encoded by the coding sequence ATGTCGGCCTCTTTCGTTGCGTCCACGGGCGCTCTCCCCCTGACGGCCACGCTCCTCCACTCGAAGTACAGACGTCCGACGTACACCGCATCCAAGGGCTCCTCGCGTGGAAACCTGTTGACCGTGCGAGCTGAGAGCAAGGATCAGGCTGGTTGCACCGGGAGCTGCGACTCTTGTGGTCTTGCCAAAGAGAAGATGCAGTGTGATGGGTCCGGTCGCATCATCGGTGGCATGGGCGCGATCCCACTCTTCTCGTGGTGGCCCATCAAAGCCTACCGACCCTGCCCTGGGCTCATTGAGAGTGGCGGTGTGTACGTTCGAAAGGGACAGGACGTTGATGGGATCCTTTTCGGAGAGAAAGGGAAGTGA